The Xiphias gladius isolate SHS-SW01 ecotype Sanya breed wild unplaced genomic scaffold, ASM1685928v1 HiC_scaffold_1475, whole genome shotgun sequence genome has a window encoding:
- the LOC120787429 gene encoding beta-galactoside alpha-2,6-sialyltransferase 2-like, translating to MKSGRKWILVVLLAWVLLFMSLLCQILDLRSTTVPRSRSAAESGLTWTETRRLASVVQGGSRTPGWSLRPAGLSEGDWRRRRIDLRSRSRDYYRRRSLEVLHRLWTGNLTVGMLSPRLQKALKVQLSSNKHQVVYRGPKGVRRSGLQLYCDLKRKTRIRTLDGTEEPFFGLGWDRLVPSLTLPELRRSQYQSCAVVTSAGAVLNSSLGTEIDSHDAVLRFNAAPTKGFERDVGNKTTIRIINSQIVARPKHRFSSSPLYRDVTLVVWDPAPYSANLTEWFEKPDFDLFSAYVEQRRLRPEQPFYILHPKFIWTLWDLIQDNTEDQIQPNPPSSGFIGILLMMSLCREVSVYEFIPSVRRTDLCHYHERYFDAACTLGAYHPLLYEKLLIQRINEGNEDELRRKGKVTLRGFSSVDCGT from the exons ATGAAGTCCGGGAGGAAGTGGATCCTGGTGGTCCTGCTGGCCTGGGTCCTCCTCTTCATGTCCCTGCTGTGTCAAATCCTGGACCTCAGGTCAACAACAGTGCCTCGGTCCAGGTCCGCAGCAGAGTCTGGACTCACCTGGACCGAAACCCGCCGCCTAGCCTCTGTTGTTCAAGGAGGGTCTAGGACCCCCGGCTGGTCTCTGAGACCTGCTGGACTGTCAGAGGGGGactggagaaggaggaggattGACCTCAGGTCCAGGTCTAGGGACTACTACAGGAGGCGGTCTCTGGAGGTCCTGCACAGACTGTGGACTGGGAACCTGACTGTGGGGATGCTGAGTCCTCGTCTCCAGAAGGCCCTGAAGGTCCAGTTGAGCTCCAACAAACACCAGGTGGTGTACAGGGGACCGAAGGGGGTCCGTAGATCTGGTCTGCAGCTGTACTGTGATCTGAAGCGGAAGACCAGGATCCGGACTCTGGATGGGACCGAGGAGCCATTCTTCGGTTTGGGCTGGGACCGGCTGGTGCCTTCACTGACCCTGCCGGAGCTGCGGAGATCTCAGTACCAGAGCTGTGCTGTGGTGACTTCAGCTGGAGCGGTCCTGAACTCATCACTAGGGACGGAGATTG ATTCCCATGATGCAGTCCTTCGGTTCAACGCCGCCCCGACCAAAGGCTTTGAGAGGGACGTGGGCAACAAGACCACCATCCGCATCATCAACTCTCAG ATTGTGGCTCGGCCCAAACATCGGTTCAGCAGCAGCCCGCTGTATCGGGACGTCACTCTGGTGGTTTGGGATCCGGCTCCGTACTCCGCCAACCTCACCGAG TGGTTCGAGAAGCCGGACTTCGATCTGTTCTCGGCGTATGTGGAACAGCGTCGCCTCCGACCCGAGCAGCCGTTCTACATCCTGCACCCAAAGTTCATCTGGACTCTGTGGGACCTGATCCAGGACAACACCGAGGACCAGATCCAACCAAACCCCCCGTCATCTGGGTTCATAG GTATCCTGCTGATGATGTCGCTGTGTCGTGAGGTCAGCGTGTACGAGTTCATCCCGTCCGTACGTCGGACCGATCTGTGTCATTACCACGAGCGTTACTTCGACGCCGCCTGCACCTTAGGAGCCTACCACCCTCTGCTGTACGAGAAACTCCTGATCCAGAGGATCAACGAGGGAAACGAAGACGAGCTGAGGAGGAAGGGCAAGGTCACCCTGAGGGGGTTCAGCTCTGTCGACTGTGGGACGTGA
- the LOC120787430 gene encoding pinopsin-like isoform X1 produces the protein MFSEVSDVNLTSNLSEPPASLEQGWSDTPQERLSRSGHRVVSVFLGSIMVFGFLNNLLVLVLFCRFKTLRTPVNMLLLNISVSDMLVCLCGTTLSFASSLRTRWLYGRHGCMWYGFVNSCFGIVSLISLSVLSYDRYSTLMVYNKRAPDYRRPLLAVGGSWLYSLLWTVPPLLGWSSYGLEGAGTSCSVTWTERSSRSHSYIICLFVFCLGLPVLVMVYCYGRLLYAVKQVGRIRRTAARRREFHILFMVITTVVCYLLCWMPYGVVAMMATFGRPGLVSPVASVVPSILAKSSTVINPLIYILMNKQFYRCFLILFHCKHHLTENGHSSMPSKTTMVQLNRRVCDSSPVAAAPPLNKPCPVDPEGTSVVASDRTDPAEPPEIFS, from the exons ATGTTCTCCGAGGTGAGCGACGTCAACCTGACCTCCAACCTGAGCGAGCCGCCGGCGTCTCTGGAGCAGGGCTGGAGCGACACGCCGCAGGAGCGGCTGTCGCGCAGCGGTCACCGCGTGGTGTCGGTGTTTCTTGGCTCCATCATGGTGTTCGGCTTCCTCAACAACCTGCTGGTGCTGGTTCTGTTCTGCAGGTTCAAGACTCTGCGGACCCCCGTCAACATGCTGCTGCTCAACATCAGCGTCAGCGACATGCTGGTCTGCCTCTGCGGCACGACGCTCAGCTTCGCCTCCAGCCTGCGGACCCGCTGGCTGTACGGCCGACACGGCTGCATGTGGTACGGCTTCGTCAACTCCTGCTTCG GTATCGTGTCTCTGATCTCCTTGTCCGTCCTGTCCTACGACCGGTACAGCACCCTGATGGTTTACAACAAGCGCGCCCCGGACTACAGGCGGCCCCTGCTGGCGGTGGGGGGGTCGTGGCTGTACTCGCTGCTGTGGACGGTGCCCCCCCTGCTGGGCTGGAGCAGTTACGGTCTGGAGGGGGCGGGAACCAGCTGCTCGGTGACGTGGACGGAGAGGTCGTCTCGTTCTCACTCCTACATCATCTGCCTGTTTGTCTTCTGCCTCGGCCTCCCCGTCCTCGTCATGGTGTACTGCTATGGACGCCTGCTCTACGCCGTCAAACAG gTGGGTCGTATCCGACGGACGGCGGCTCGTCGCAGAGAGTTTCACATCCTGTTCATGGTCATCACCACCGTGGTGTGTTACCTGCTCTGCTGGATGCCGTACGGCGTCGTCGCCATGATGGCCACCTTCGGCCGGCCGGGACTCGTCAGCCCCGTCGCCAGCGTCGTCCCGTCGATCCTCGCCAAGAGCAGCACCGTCATCAACCCCCTCATCTACATCCTCATGAacaaacag TTTTATCGCTGTTTCCTGATCCTGTTCCACTGTAAACACCACCTGACGGAGAACGGACACTCCTCCATGCCCTCAAAGACCACCATGGTCCAGCTCAACCGTCGAGTCTGTGACAGCAGCCCCGTCGCCGCCGCACCGCCGCTCAACAAACCCTGTCCGGTGGACCCGGAGGGGACCAGTGTCGTTGCGTCCGACAGAACAGACCCCGCTGAGCCGCCTGAGATCTTCTCTTGA
- the LOC120787430 gene encoding opsin-3-like isoform X2, which yields MFSEVSDVNLTSNLSEPPASLEQGWSDTPQERLSRSGHRVVSVFLGSIMVFGFLNNLLVLVLFCRFKTLRTPVNMLLLNISVSDMLVCLCGTTLSFASSLRTRWLYGRHGCMWYGFVNSCFGIVSLISLSVLSYDRYSTLMVYNKRAPDYRRPLLAVGGSWLYSLLWTVPPLLGWSSYGLEGAGTSCSVTWTERSSRSHSYIICLFVFCLGLPVLVMVYCYGRLLYAVKQVGRIRRTAARRREFHILFMVITTVVCYLLCWMPYGVVAMMATFGRPGLVSPVASVVPSILAKSSTVINPLIYILMNKQKWILAARQVILSEAESSWGLRIHRLLVPVTADWFPKQT from the exons ATGTTCTCCGAGGTGAGCGACGTCAACCTGACCTCCAACCTGAGCGAGCCGCCGGCGTCTCTGGAGCAGGGCTGGAGCGACACGCCGCAGGAGCGGCTGTCGCGCAGCGGTCACCGCGTGGTGTCGGTGTTTCTTGGCTCCATCATGGTGTTCGGCTTCCTCAACAACCTGCTGGTGCTGGTTCTGTTCTGCAGGTTCAAGACTCTGCGGACCCCCGTCAACATGCTGCTGCTCAACATCAGCGTCAGCGACATGCTGGTCTGCCTCTGCGGCACGACGCTCAGCTTCGCCTCCAGCCTGCGGACCCGCTGGCTGTACGGCCGACACGGCTGCATGTGGTACGGCTTCGTCAACTCCTGCTTCG GTATCGTGTCTCTGATCTCCTTGTCCGTCCTGTCCTACGACCGGTACAGCACCCTGATGGTTTACAACAAGCGCGCCCCGGACTACAGGCGGCCCCTGCTGGCGGTGGGGGGGTCGTGGCTGTACTCGCTGCTGTGGACGGTGCCCCCCCTGCTGGGCTGGAGCAGTTACGGTCTGGAGGGGGCGGGAACCAGCTGCTCGGTGACGTGGACGGAGAGGTCGTCTCGTTCTCACTCCTACATCATCTGCCTGTTTGTCTTCTGCCTCGGCCTCCCCGTCCTCGTCATGGTGTACTGCTATGGACGCCTGCTCTACGCCGTCAAACAG gTGGGTCGTATCCGACGGACGGCGGCTCGTCGCAGAGAGTTTCACATCCTGTTCATGGTCATCACCACCGTGGTGTGTTACCTGCTCTGCTGGATGCCGTACGGCGTCGTCGCCATGATGGCCACCTTCGGCCGGCCGGGACTCGTCAGCCCCGTCGCCAGCGTCGTCCCGTCGATCCTCGCCAAGAGCAGCACCGTCATCAACCCCCTCATCTACATCCTCATGAacaaacag AAATGGATTTTGGCAGCACGTCAAGTCATTTTATCAGAGGCGGAATCATCCTGGGGCCTCAGGATCCACCGACTGCTGGTTCCTGTCACAGCTGACTGGTTTCCCAAACAGACATAA